One genomic segment of Protaetiibacter intestinalis includes these proteins:
- a CDS encoding alkaline phosphatase family protein gives MSLADVMPNCLETLAGRRSRIGLPPVEKAVVVVVDGLGHAQLAEHAGHARTLAARLPADAAIGSGFPTTTVAALTSLTTGEPAGRHGLVGYRVLDPATDRVINQLSGWEGLDPARWQRMPTVFERAAADGIRTPAITHARYRHSPLTLAMLRGAEFLAATDAASRRERLREVLAAPGRALVYYYVADLDVAGHAHGVASGEWVAALEALDAELAGAIRLLGSRDGLVVTADHGMVDVPPHAQRLVPPALLEGVRHVAGEPRCLQLHLEPGADPEELAARWRAHEGRRAWVGTRAEALAAGWFGAVDPEVEPRIGQVLVAARGDHAYYADPDDTGRRMVGQHGSLTPAETAVPLLRFGAYAAG, from the coding sequence GTGAGCCTTGCCGATGTCATGCCGAATTGCCTCGAGACGCTCGCCGGGCGGCGGTCCCGGATCGGGCTCCCGCCGGTCGAGAAGGCCGTCGTCGTGGTGGTCGACGGCCTCGGGCACGCTCAGCTCGCCGAGCACGCGGGGCACGCGCGCACCCTCGCGGCACGGTTGCCCGCCGACGCGGCGATCGGCTCCGGTTTCCCGACGACGACGGTCGCGGCCCTCACGAGCCTGACCACGGGCGAACCGGCCGGCCGTCACGGACTCGTCGGCTACCGGGTGCTGGATCCCGCGACCGACCGCGTGATCAACCAGCTCTCGGGGTGGGAGGGGCTCGACCCCGCCCGCTGGCAGCGGATGCCGACCGTCTTCGAGCGCGCCGCGGCGGACGGCATCCGCACGCCCGCGATCACCCACGCGCGCTACCGCCACTCGCCGCTCACGCTCGCCATGCTGCGCGGGGCGGAGTTCCTCGCCGCCACGGATGCCGCCTCGCGTCGCGAGCGGCTGCGGGAGGTGCTCGCGGCGCCCGGTCGGGCCCTCGTCTACTACTACGTCGCCGACCTCGACGTCGCGGGGCACGCGCACGGCGTCGCCTCGGGGGAGTGGGTCGCGGCGCTCGAGGCGCTCGATGCCGAGCTCGCGGGTGCGATCCGGCTGCTCGGGTCGCGCGACGGGCTCGTCGTGACGGCCGACCACGGCATGGTCGACGTGCCCCCGCACGCGCAGCGGCTCGTGCCGCCCGCGCTGCTCGAGGGCGTGAGGCACGTCGCGGGGGAGCCGCGCTGCCTGCAGCTGCACCTCGAGCCGGGTGCCGATCCCGAGGAACTCGCGGCGCGCTGGCGCGCACACGAGGGCAGGCGCGCCTGGGTGGGCACCCGGGCGGAGGCGCTGGCGGCCGGCTGGTTCGGCGCGGTCGACCCGGAGGTGGAGCCGCGCATCGGGCAGGTGCTCGTCGCGGCGCGCGGCGACCACGCCTACTACGCCGACCCGGACGACACGGGCCGTCGCATGGTCGGGCAGCACGGCTCGCTCACGCCCGCCGAGACGGCGGTGCCGCTCCTGCGGTTCGGGGCGTACGCCGCCGGCTAG
- a CDS encoding DNA gyrase/topoisomerase IV subunit A, whose product MTPPENPSSSPVGTGERIEDVDVSTEMQGSFLEYAYSVIYARALPDARDGLKPVQRRILFQMNEMGLRPDRGHVKSARVVGDVMGRLHPHGDTAIYDALVRLAQDFTMRVPLVDGHGNFGSLDDGPAAPRYTEARMQAAALALVESLGEDVVDFVPNYDNQLTQPEVLPAAFPNLLVNGASGIAVGMATNMAPHNLIEVAGAARHLLENPEATLEELMAYVPGPDLPTGGTIVGLDGIRDAYANGRGSFKTRAKVSIEQLSARRTGLVVTELPYLVGPEKVIEKIKDGVNAKKITGIADVTDLTDRKNGLRLVIGIKTGFSPEAVLEQLYRLTPLEDGFSINNVALVEGRPQTLGLRELLRVYLDHRIQVVTRRSRYRLARRQERLHLVEGLLIAILDIDEVIQVIRGSDDTAQARTRLMEVFDLSQLQADYILELQLRRLTRFSRIELETERDRLRAEIAELEALLADPARIRATVGEELDEVAERFGTPRRTLLTEAGANVAATASARKAAAGVSLEIADSPTLVVLSTTGRAVRIDLPEGVDGPAPATRRAKHDAILSTVRGTTRGELGAVTSRGRLIRFTPVDLPSVPANSVQLAAGARIGDYLGIADKKERVLGLVSLASEEPIALGTRQGVVKRVAAGGYPNRPDFEVIALKPGDEVVGVAQGTDADELVFVASDSQLLHFAAAQVRPQGVAAGGMAGINLSAKAAVLFFGAVDPADAVVVTISTPAETLAGADAGRGKVSHFAEFPGKGRATGGVRAHAFLKGEASLALAWVGPAPALAVSSDGAARTLPEAGAKRDASGTPLDAVVASVGRAL is encoded by the coding sequence ATGACTCCGCCCGAAAACCCCTCATCCAGTCCTGTCGGCACCGGCGAGCGCATCGAGGATGTCGACGTCTCGACCGAGATGCAGGGCTCCTTCCTCGAGTACGCCTACTCCGTCATCTACGCGCGCGCCCTCCCCGACGCGCGCGACGGACTCAAGCCCGTGCAGCGCCGCATCCTCTTCCAGATGAACGAGATGGGGCTGCGCCCGGACCGCGGCCACGTGAAGTCGGCGCGCGTCGTGGGCGACGTCATGGGGCGCCTGCACCCGCACGGCGACACCGCCATCTACGACGCCCTCGTGCGTCTCGCGCAGGACTTCACGATGCGCGTGCCGCTCGTCGACGGGCACGGCAACTTCGGCTCGCTCGACGACGGCCCCGCCGCCCCCCGCTACACGGAGGCGCGGATGCAGGCCGCCGCGCTCGCGCTCGTCGAGTCGCTCGGCGAGGACGTCGTCGACTTCGTCCCGAACTACGACAACCAGCTCACCCAGCCCGAGGTGCTGCCGGCCGCCTTCCCCAACCTGCTCGTCAACGGTGCGAGCGGCATCGCCGTCGGCATGGCCACCAACATGGCCCCGCACAACCTCATCGAGGTGGCGGGGGCCGCGCGGCACCTGCTCGAGAACCCCGAGGCGACCCTCGAGGAGCTCATGGCCTACGTGCCGGGCCCCGACCTGCCCACGGGCGGCACGATCGTCGGCCTCGACGGCATCCGCGACGCCTACGCGAACGGGCGCGGCAGCTTCAAGACGCGCGCCAAGGTCTCGATCGAGCAGCTCTCGGCCCGCCGCACCGGCCTCGTCGTGACCGAGCTGCCGTACCTCGTCGGGCCCGAGAAGGTCATCGAGAAGATCAAGGACGGGGTGAACGCCAAGAAGATCACGGGCATCGCCGACGTCACCGACCTCACCGACCGCAAGAACGGGCTGCGGCTCGTCATCGGCATCAAGACCGGGTTCTCCCCGGAGGCGGTGCTCGAGCAGCTCTACCGGCTCACCCCGCTCGAGGACGGCTTCTCGATCAACAACGTCGCCCTCGTCGAGGGGCGTCCGCAGACCCTCGGTCTGCGCGAGCTGCTGCGCGTCTACCTCGACCACCGCATCCAGGTCGTCACCCGGCGCTCGCGCTACCGCCTCGCCCGGCGCCAGGAGCGCCTGCACCTCGTCGAGGGCCTGCTCATCGCGATCCTCGACATCGACGAGGTCATCCAGGTCATCCGCGGCAGCGACGACACGGCGCAGGCGCGCACCCGGCTCATGGAGGTCTTCGACCTCTCGCAGCTGCAGGCCGACTACATCCTCGAGCTGCAGCTGCGCCGCCTCACCCGTTTCAGCCGCATCGAGCTCGAGACCGAACGCGACAGGCTGCGCGCCGAGATCGCCGAGCTGGAGGCGCTGCTCGCCGACCCGGCACGCATCCGCGCGACCGTCGGCGAGGAGCTCGACGAGGTGGCCGAGCGTTTCGGCACGCCGCGCCGCACCCTGCTGACCGAGGCCGGCGCGAACGTCGCGGCCACGGCATCCGCCCGCAAGGCGGCCGCCGGCGTGTCGCTCGAGATCGCCGACTCCCCCACCCTCGTCGTGCTCTCGACGACCGGCCGCGCGGTGCGCATCGACCTGCCCGAGGGCGTCGACGGACCGGCGCCCGCGACCCGGCGCGCGAAGCACGACGCGATCCTCTCCACGGTGCGCGGCACGACCCGCGGCGAGCTCGGCGCCGTCACCTCGCGCGGGCGGCTCATCCGCTTCACCCCCGTCGACCTGCCCTCGGTGCCCGCGAACTCGGTGCAGCTCGCGGCGGGCGCCCGCATCGGCGACTACCTCGGCATCGCCGACAAGAAGGAGCGCGTGCTCGGCCTCGTCTCGCTCGCCTCCGAGGAGCCCATCGCGCTCGGCACGCGCCAGGGCGTCGTCAAGCGCGTCGCGGCGGGCGGCTACCCGAACCGCCCCGACTTCGAGGTCATCGCGCTCAAGCCCGGCGACGAGGTGGTCGGGGTCGCGCAGGGCACGGATGCCGACGAGCTCGTGTTCGTGGCGTCGGACTCCCAGCTGCTGCACTTCGCAGCCGCGCAGGTGCGGCCGCAGGGCGTCGCGGCGGGCGGCATGGCGGGCATCAACCTCTCGGCGAAGGCCGCCGTGCTGTTCTTCGGTGCCGTCGACCCGGCGGATGCCGTGGTCGTCACGATCTCGACCCCCGCCGAGACCCTCGCGGGTGCGGATGCCGGGCGCGGCAAGGTCTCGCACTTCGCCGAGTTCCCGGGCAAGGGCCGTGCGACCGGCGGCGTGCGCGCGCACGCGTTCCTCAAGGGCGAGGCATCGCTCGCCCTCGCCTGGGTCGGCCCGGCTCCCGCCCTCGCTGTCTCGTCCGACGGCGCCGCCCGAACCCTCCCGGAGGCAGGCGCCAAGCGCGACGCCTCCGGCACCCCGCTCGACGCGGTCGTCGCCTCCGTCGGCCGCGCCCTCTGA
- a CDS encoding DNA gyrase/topoisomerase IV subunit B, translating to MTDYSARHLSVLEGLEAVRKRPGMYIGTTDSRGLMHCLWEIIDNSVDEALGGFGDRIEVILHADESVEVRDRARGIPVDIEPKTGLSGVEVVFTKLHAGGKFGGGSYAASGGLHGVGASVVNALSERLDVEVDRDGKTWAMSFHRGEPGVFADAGAPTPDAPFTPFVSGSELRVVGKVAKGVTGTRIRYWADRQIFTKGAGFQTEELFGRARQTAFLVPGLGLEIRDDRGEQPQVESFRFDGGISEFVDHLAPDAGVTDTWRIQGFGGYTETVPVLQENGHMVPTELTRQCEVDLALRWGTGYDTVMRSFVNIIATPKGGTHQLGFEQGLLKFLRAEVEKNARRLKAGSDKLEKDDVLAGLTAVLTVRIPEPQFEGQTKEVLGTPAIRAIVASVVGRGLQERFASTKRDDKTQSALVLDKVVAEMKSRISARAHKETQRRKNALESSSLPAKLVDCRSNEVADTELFIVEGDSALGTAKLARDSEHQALLPIRGKILNVQKASVADMLGNAECASIIQVIGAGSGRSFDLEAARYGKVIIMSDADVDGAHIRTLLLTLFFRYMRPMIEDGRVFAAVPPLHRVVVVNPGSKPNDILYTYSEQELQGVLASLKKAGKSYQDPIQRYKGLGEMDADQLAETTMSRSHRTLRRVRVEDADAANRVFELLMGNDVAPRKEFIIAGQGLDRSRVDV from the coding sequence GTGACCGACTACAGCGCCCGCCATCTCTCCGTGCTCGAGGGGCTGGAGGCGGTGCGCAAGCGTCCCGGCATGTACATCGGCACGACCGATTCGCGTGGCCTCATGCACTGCCTGTGGGAGATCATCGACAACTCCGTCGACGAGGCGCTCGGCGGCTTCGGCGACCGCATCGAGGTCATCCTGCACGCCGACGAATCGGTCGAGGTGCGCGACCGGGCCCGCGGCATCCCCGTCGACATCGAACCGAAGACGGGACTCTCGGGCGTCGAGGTCGTGTTCACGAAGCTGCACGCGGGCGGGAAGTTCGGCGGCGGCTCGTACGCGGCCTCCGGCGGCCTGCACGGCGTCGGCGCCTCCGTCGTGAACGCGCTCTCCGAGCGGCTCGACGTCGAGGTCGACCGCGACGGCAAGACCTGGGCGATGTCGTTCCACCGCGGGGAGCCGGGCGTGTTCGCGGACGCCGGCGCGCCGACCCCCGACGCCCCCTTCACGCCCTTCGTCTCGGGCAGCGAGCTGCGCGTCGTGGGCAAGGTCGCGAAGGGCGTCACGGGCACCCGCATCCGGTACTGGGCCGACCGCCAGATCTTCACGAAGGGTGCCGGGTTCCAGACCGAGGAGCTCTTCGGCCGCGCCCGGCAGACGGCGTTCCTGGTGCCCGGCCTCGGCCTCGAGATCCGCGACGACCGCGGCGAGCAGCCCCAGGTCGAGAGCTTCCGCTTCGACGGCGGCATCTCCGAGTTCGTCGACCACCTCGCCCCGGATGCCGGGGTCACCGACACCTGGCGCATCCAGGGCTTCGGCGGCTACACCGAGACGGTGCCCGTGCTCCAGGAGAACGGCCACATGGTGCCGACCGAGCTCACGCGGCAGTGCGAGGTCGACCTGGCCCTGCGCTGGGGCACCGGCTACGACACGGTCATGCGCAGCTTCGTCAACATCATCGCCACCCCGAAGGGCGGCACCCATCAGCTCGGCTTCGAGCAGGGGCTGCTGAAGTTCCTGCGCGCCGAGGTCGAGAAGAACGCCCGCCGGCTGAAGGCGGGCAGCGACAAGCTCGAGAAGGACGACGTGCTCGCGGGCCTCACCGCGGTGCTCACGGTGCGCATCCCCGAGCCGCAGTTCGAGGGGCAGACGAAGGAGGTGCTCGGCACCCCCGCCATCCGCGCCATCGTCGCGAGCGTCGTCGGTCGGGGGCTCCAGGAGCGCTTCGCGAGCACCAAGCGCGACGACAAGACACAGTCGGCGCTCGTGCTCGACAAGGTCGTCGCCGAGATGAAGTCGCGCATCTCGGCGCGCGCCCACAAGGAGACGCAGCGCCGGAAGAACGCGCTCGAGAGCTCCTCGCTGCCCGCCAAGCTCGTCGACTGCCGCTCGAACGAGGTCGCCGACACCGAGCTGTTCATCGTCGAGGGCGACTCGGCCCTCGGCACCGCCAAGCTCGCCCGCGACTCCGAGCACCAGGCGCTGCTGCCGATCCGCGGCAAGATCCTCAACGTGCAGAAGGCGTCGGTCGCCGACATGCTCGGGAACGCCGAGTGCGCCTCCATCATCCAGGTGATCGGCGCGGGCTCCGGCCGCAGCTTCGACCTCGAGGCGGCGCGCTACGGCAAGGTCATCATCATGAGCGACGCCGACGTCGACGGCGCCCACATCCGCACCCTGCTGCTCACGCTGTTCTTCCGCTACATGCGGCCCATGATCGAGGACGGCCGGGTGTTCGCGGCCGTCCCCCCGCTGCACCGCGTCGTCGTGGTGAACCCCGGTTCCAAGCCCAACGACATCCTCTACACCTACTCGGAGCAGGAGCTGCAGGGCGTGCTCGCCTCGCTCAAGAAGGCGGGCAAGAGCTACCAGGACCCGATCCAGCGCTACAAGGGTCTCGGGGAGATGGATGCCGACCAGCTCGCCGAGACCACGATGAGCCGGTCCCACCGCACCCTGCGTCGCGTGCGCGTCGAGGACGCGGATGCCGCGAACCGCGTCTTCGAGCTGCTCATGGGCAACGACGTCGCGCCGCGCAAGGAGTTCATCATCGCCGGGCAGGGCCTCGACCGCTCCCGCGTCGACGTGTGA
- a CDS encoding CAP domain-containing protein, translating into MGDSGGSVVAWWPAGRLGVLAAAVVVLLLAVGAVGGAAAMADASHTTRADREPVVDPVDPAPATPLPAAEPLAPKAAPSGPAVAASYYIPPAPVRSTRTRSGGSGGSGGGGSSAVGSSDVLSLTNARRAENGVGPLSSSSTLVQMACDWAAQMAGGVGLVHNNVRPPGARAWAENIAAGYRSASSVVDGWMNSSGHRANILNGTYTQMGACSADAADGTRYWVQKFAG; encoded by the coding sequence ATGGGGGATTCGGGGGGATCCGTGGTCGCCTGGTGGCCTGCCGGGCGTCTCGGCGTGCTCGCGGCGGCCGTCGTGGTGCTGCTGCTCGCCGTCGGGGCGGTCGGCGGAGCGGCCGCGATGGCCGACGCCTCGCACACCACGCGCGCGGATCGGGAGCCCGTCGTCGACCCCGTCGACCCCGCCCCCGCGACCCCGCTGCCCGCGGCCGAGCCGCTCGCCCCCAAGGCCGCCCCGAGCGGTCCCGCGGTCGCGGCGAGCTACTACATCCCGCCGGCGCCGGTGCGATCCACGCGCACGCGCTCGGGCGGATCCGGGGGCTCGGGCGGCGGCGGGTCGTCCGCCGTCGGCTCCTCCGACGTGCTGAGCCTCACGAACGCCCGCCGCGCCGAGAACGGCGTCGGGCCGCTGTCGTCGAGCTCCACGCTCGTGCAGATGGCGTGCGACTGGGCCGCCCAGATGGCCGGAGGCGTCGGCCTCGTCCACAACAACGTCCGCCCGCCAGGCGCCCGCGCGTGGGCCGAGAACATCGCGGCCGGCTACCGGAGCGCCTCCTCGGTCGTCGACGGCTGGATGAACTCGAGCGGCCACCGCGCCAACATCCTCAACGGCACCTACACGCAGATGGGGGCGTGCTCCGCGGATGCCGCGGACGGCACGCGCTACTGGGTGCAGAAGTTCGCGGGCTGA
- a CDS encoding DUF7455 domain-containing protein, producing MSQIASEGTVELERPALTAFDRCDMCGAQAYVRVTLSTGELLFCAHHGAEYKPKLIETALEWHDESDRLREPVAG from the coding sequence ATGTCCCAGATCGCGAGCGAAGGCACGGTCGAGCTGGAGCGTCCCGCGCTCACCGCCTTCGACCGGTGCGACATGTGCGGCGCCCAGGCCTACGTGCGGGTGACCCTCAGCACCGGCGAGCTGCTCTTCTGCGCCCACCACGGTGCCGAGTACAAGCCGAAGCTCATCGAGACCGCGCTCGAGTGGCACGACGAGTCCGACCGGCTCCGGGAGCCGGTCGCTGGCTGA
- a CDS encoding alanine racemase produces the protein MLDARADAYGHSLALVGPVARELGFTGVVVSDDADAARARALGFRDIVAGRSPVAESLTGPEVYGLAPGARPVLTLEGEIVAVKRVGAGAGVSYGYTHRTERPTTLALVGLGYADGVPRLASNRAEVLVAEGRRPLVGRIAMDQFVASCGDDTPVLGAHAVLFGDPAHGAPSALEWAAWTERDPLALTAGLGHRIRREAR, from the coding sequence TTGCTGGATGCGCGCGCCGACGCCTACGGGCATTCGCTCGCGCTCGTCGGCCCGGTCGCCCGCGAGCTCGGCTTCACGGGCGTCGTGGTGAGCGACGACGCGGATGCCGCCCGAGCCCGTGCTCTCGGCTTCCGCGACATCGTGGCCGGCCGCTCCCCCGTGGCCGAGTCGCTGACCGGACCCGAGGTGTACGGTCTCGCGCCAGGGGCCCGCCCGGTGCTGACCCTCGAGGGCGAGATCGTCGCCGTCAAGCGCGTCGGTGCCGGCGCCGGCGTCTCCTACGGCTACACCCACCGCACCGAGCGGCCGACGACGCTCGCGCTCGTCGGGCTCGGCTACGCCGACGGCGTGCCGCGACTCGCCTCCAACCGTGCCGAGGTGCTCGTCGCGGAGGGTCGGCGCCCGCTCGTGGGGCGGATCGCGATGGACCAGTTCGTGGCCTCGTGCGGCGACGACACGCCCGTGCTCGGCGCGCACGCCGTGCTGTTCGGCGACCCGGCCCACGGGGCGCCGAGCGCCCTCGAGTGGGCCGCCTGGACCGAACGCGACCCGCTCGCGCTGACCGCGGGGCTCGGCCACCGCATCCGCCGGGAGGCGCGATGA
- a CDS encoding alanine racemase — MTARLTIHLDAIRHNVATLAAIAAPSRTLFAVKAGAYGLGMVPVARAGLAAGAEWLGTLEVPAALELREAGIRAPLFAWLHGEHTDFRAAIEAEVDLGVSSQAELRRVAAARAALPARVHLKVDTGLHRNGANPADWPGLVAEALELVDAGALRIVGLWSHLADASPEADAAALAEFHAAVAVAGALGVPLEGPDRPLLHLAASSAGIREPEARLDLVRFGIAAYGVSPFDDVDGPGLGMRGTLSLHAAVIEARDGIAVLDVGSADGVPPSVLGPSGLGAEVLLGGSRARVLAVGIDTLTVEADAAPGDAAIVYGPGELGEPTVEDWAAWSASIGDEILARASTRLPREYLD, encoded by the coding sequence ATGACGGCACGGCTCACGATCCACCTCGACGCGATCCGCCACAACGTGGCGACGCTCGCCGCGATCGCGGCTCCCTCGCGCACCCTGTTCGCCGTCAAGGCGGGCGCCTACGGTCTGGGGATGGTGCCGGTCGCCCGCGCGGGACTCGCCGCGGGTGCCGAGTGGCTCGGCACGCTCGAGGTGCCGGCCGCCCTCGAGCTGCGGGAGGCGGGCATCCGTGCGCCCCTGTTCGCCTGGCTGCACGGCGAGCACACCGACTTCCGCGCGGCGATCGAGGCCGAGGTCGACCTCGGCGTCTCCTCCCAGGCCGAGTTGCGGCGGGTCGCCGCGGCGCGCGCCGCGCTGCCCGCCCGCGTGCACCTCAAGGTCGACACGGGGCTGCACCGCAACGGAGCGAACCCCGCCGACTGGCCGGGGCTCGTGGCCGAGGCGCTCGAGCTGGTCGATGCGGGGGCGCTGCGGATCGTGGGGCTGTGGTCGCACCTGGCCGACGCGTCGCCCGAGGCGGACGCGGCGGCGCTCGCCGAGTTCCACGCGGCCGTCGCGGTCGCCGGGGCGCTCGGCGTGCCGCTCGAGGGGCCCGACCGCCCGCTGCTGCACCTCGCGGCGAGCTCCGCCGGCATCCGCGAGCCCGAGGCACGGCTCGACCTCGTGCGCTTCGGCATCGCCGCCTACGGCGTCTCCCCCTTCGACGACGTCGACGGCCCGGGCCTCGGCATGCGCGGCACCCTGAGCCTGCACGCGGCCGTCATCGAGGCGCGCGACGGCATCGCGGTGCTCGACGTGGGCTCGGCGGACGGCGTCCCGCCGTCGGTGCTCGGCCCGAGCGGCCTCGGCGCCGAGGTGCTGCTCGGCGGATCGCGCGCCCGCGTCCTCGCCGTCGGCATCGACACGCTCACGGTCGAGGCGGACGCGGCGCCCGGCGACGCGGCGATCGTCTACGGCCCGGGCGAGCTCGGCGAGCCGACCGTCGAGGACTGGGCCGCCTGGTCCGCCTCGATCGGCGACGAGATCCTGGCCCGCGCCTCGACGCGCCTGCCGCGCGAGTACCTGGACTAG
- a CDS encoding coenzyme F420-0:L-glutamate ligase, giving the protein MEHRPYEERNRPREYEVDGVVYERYPIKTHVVLPGEALEPVVEQYGLERLQDGDWFFMTEKMVAATQGRAYPVAEVKARPLAVRLSKHVIKTPWGVGLGIPETMEMAIREVGTVRILVAAAVSVVSKLFGRTGDFYRVAGKKARGIDGPGYPTIPPFDEMVVLTAAEPYAVCARIKEFLAGKGKDVEVLLVDINDLGGNILGSTVNPEQEKLAVRVLKDNPSGQGHEATPLGIIRRLG; this is encoded by the coding sequence ATGGAGCACCGCCCCTACGAGGAGCGCAACCGCCCGCGCGAGTACGAGGTCGACGGCGTCGTCTACGAGCGCTACCCGATCAAGACCCACGTGGTGCTGCCGGGTGAGGCGCTCGAACCCGTCGTCGAGCAGTACGGCCTCGAGCGGCTGCAGGACGGCGACTGGTTCTTCATGACCGAGAAGATGGTCGCCGCCACCCAGGGCCGTGCCTACCCGGTCGCCGAGGTGAAGGCGCGCCCCCTCGCGGTGCGGCTCTCGAAGCACGTCATCAAGACCCCGTGGGGGGTCGGGCTCGGCATCCCCGAGACGATGGAGATGGCGATCCGCGAGGTCGGCACCGTCCGCATCCTGGTGGCCGCCGCCGTGTCGGTGGTCTCGAAGCTGTTCGGTCGCACGGGCGACTTCTACCGCGTCGCGGGCAAGAAGGCGCGCGGCATCGACGGCCCCGGCTACCCGACGATCCCGCCGTTCGACGAGATGGTCGTGCTGACGGCCGCCGAACCGTACGCGGTGTGCGCGCGCATCAAGGAGTTCCTGGCCGGCAAGGGCAAGGACGTCGAGGTGCTGCTCGTGGACATCAACGACCTGGGCGGCAACATCCTCGGCTCCACCGTGAACCCCGAGCAGGAGAAGCTCGCGGTGCGGGTGCTCAAGGACAACCCGAGCGGGCAGGGCCACGAGGCCACGCCGCTCGGCATCATCCGCCGCCTCGGCTAG
- a CDS encoding RNA polymerase sigma factor, with product MATPSTSAKDAVKDDSATPKKTAPKTAAAPAKTTAAKTTAAKAPAAKTAATKAPAPAKATAAKTTAAKTTAAKAPAAKAPAKAAPKGKAAPDTETDELETELDEDEPVALEEDDEESEDGEGAAAESTEGKDDEENGDAEASEDDDEDDETESTGTDEPLPTGALRLSMADDEDEVPVYSAAITGATADPVKDYLKQIGKVALLNAEQEVELAMRIEAGLFAEEKLSAMSDSEKRSQLGRELSWVARDGQRAKSHLLGANLRLVVSLAKRYTGRGMQFLDLIQEGNLGLIRAVEKFDYTKGFKFSTYATWWIRQAITRAMADQARTIRIPVHMVEVINKLARVQRQMLQDLGREPTPEELSRELDMTPEKVIEVQKYGREPISLHTPLGEDGDSEFGDLIEDTEAVVPADAVGFTMLQKQLESLLDSLSEREAGVIRMRFGLGDGMPKTLDQIGDTFGVTRERIRQIESKTMAKLRHPSRSQSLRDYLE from the coding sequence ATGGCCACCCCCTCGACGTCCGCGAAGGACGCTGTCAAGGACGACAGCGCCACCCCGAAGAAGACAGCCCCGAAGACCGCCGCCGCGCCGGCGAAGACGACGGCCGCCAAGACGACCGCCGCCAAGGCTCCGGCCGCGAAGACGGCCGCCACCAAGGCGCCCGCGCCCGCGAAGGCGACGGCTGCCAAGACCACCGCAGCCAAGACCACCGCCGCGAAGGCCCCGGCCGCCAAGGCGCCGGCGAAGGCCGCCCCCAAGGGCAAGGCCGCGCCCGACACCGAGACCGACGAGCTCGAGACCGAGCTCGACGAGGACGAGCCCGTCGCCCTCGAGGAGGACGACGAGGAGTCGGAGGACGGCGAGGGCGCCGCGGCCGAGTCGACCGAGGGCAAGGACGACGAGGAGAACGGCGACGCCGAGGCGTCCGAGGACGACGACGAGGACGACGAGACGGAGTCGACCGGCACCGACGAGCCGCTCCCGACCGGTGCGCTGCGCCTGTCGATGGCGGACGACGAGGACGAGGTCCCCGTGTACTCGGCCGCCATCACCGGCGCGACCGCCGACCCGGTCAAGGACTACCTCAAGCAGATCGGCAAGGTCGCCCTCCTCAACGCGGAGCAGGAGGTCGAGCTCGCGATGCGCATCGAGGCGGGCCTCTTCGCCGAGGAGAAGCTCTCGGCGATGTCCGACTCCGAGAAGCGCAGCCAGCTCGGCCGCGAGCTCAGCTGGGTCGCCCGCGACGGCCAGCGCGCCAAGAGCCACCTGCTCGGCGCCAACCTGCGTCTCGTCGTCTCGCTCGCGAAGCGCTACACGGGCCGCGGCATGCAGTTCCTGGACCTCATCCAGGAGGGCAACCTCGGCCTCATCCGTGCCGTCGAGAAGTTCGACTACACCAAGGGCTTCAAGTTCTCGACCTACGCGACATGGTGGATCCGTCAGGCGATCACGCGTGCCATGGCCGACCAGGCCCGCACCATCCGCATCCCCGTGCACATGGTCGAGGTCATCAACAAGCTCGCCCGCGTGCAGCGTCAGATGCTGCAGGACCTGGGCCGCGAGCCCACGCCCGAGGAGCTCAGCCGCGAGCTCGACATGACCCCCGAGAAGGTCATCGAGGTGCAGAAATACGGCCGCGAGCCGATCTCGCTGCACACCCCGCTCGGCGAGGACGGCGACAGCGAGTTCGGCGACCTCATCGAGGACACCGAGGCGGTCGTGCCGGCGGACGCCGTGGGCTTCACGATGCTGCAGAAGCAGCTCGAGAGCCTGCTCGACTCGCTCAGCGAGCGGGAGGCGGGCGTCATCCGGATGCGCTTCGGCCTCGGCGACGGCATGCCCAAGACCCTCGACCAGATCGGCGACACCTTCGGCGTCACGCGCGAGCGCATCCGCCAGATCGAGTCGAAGACCATGGCGAAGCTGCGTCACCCTTCGCGGTCGCAGTCGCTGCGCGACTACCTGGAGTAA